One region of Camelina sativa cultivar DH55 chromosome 6, Cs, whole genome shotgun sequence genomic DNA includes:
- the LOC104792332 gene encoding probable mannan synthase 7 isoform X4 — protein sequence MKHSYVKQCDYVAIFDADFQPDPDFLLRTVPFLIHNAKLALVQGRWEFVNADQCMMTRLQEMSLSYHFTVEQQVGSSTFAFFGFNGTAGVWRISALIESGGWNDQTTVEDMDLAVRATLRGWKLLYIDDLKVKSELPCSFNALRSQQHRWTCGPANLFRKMAGKILRSENVSLWKKLYMLYSFFFIRKIVAHVLTFCFYCVILPATVLFPEVTVPKWAAFYLPSLITLFIAIGRLRSIHLLAFWVLFENSMSLVRTKALVMGLLETGRVQEWVVTEKSGDALKTKLIPQVPNVRFRERVHLLELLVGAYLLSCGIYDIIYGKNTLYVYLLFQSLAFFVVGFGYVGKYVPASSS from the exons ATGAAGCATAGCTATGTGAAGCAGTGCGACTATGTTGCTATCTTTGATGCTGATTTCCAGCCTGATCCTGACTTCCTCCTCCGCACTGTTCCTTTCTTAATTCACAATGCCAAGTTAGCACTTGTACAAGGCCGGTGGGAGTTTG TGAACGCGGATCAGTGCATGATGACGAGATTGCAGGAGATGTCTTTAAGTTACCACTTTACAGTAGAGCAGCAAGTTGGATCTTCAACATTTGCTTTCTTTGGGTTCAACG GAACAGCAGGTGTCTGGAGAATCTCAGCGCTGATTGAGTCAGGGGGGTGGAATGACCAGACAACAGTAGAAGACATGGACTTAGCTGTACGAGCTACACTAAGAGGCTGGAAGTTGCTATATATCGATGATCTCAAG GTAAAAAGTGAGTTGCCTTGCTCCTTCAACGCCTTGCGTAGCCAGCAGCATCGATGGACTTGTGGCCCTGCGAATCTATTCAGGAAAATGGCTGGAAAAATACTAAGAAGCGAAAATGTTTCTCTGTGGAAGAAGTTGTATATGTTgtacagcttcttcttcatccggaAGATCGTGGCTCACGTCCTCACATTCTGCTTCTACTGTGTTATCTTGCCAGCAACTGTTTTGTTCCCAGAAGTCACAGTTCCGAAATGGGCTGCGTTTTATCTTCCTTCTCTGATCACTCTCTTTATCGCAATCGGTAGACTAAG ATCAATCCACCTATTGGCATTCTGGGTTCTGTTCGAGAATTCAATGTCCCTGGTTCGAACAAAGGCTCTGGTCATGGGGCTGTTAGAAACAGGAAGAGTACAAGAATGGGTTGTGACGGAGAAATCAGGTGATGCCCTCAAGACGAAGCTGATTCCACAAGTACCTAACGTCAGATTCAGAGAGAG GGTGCACTTGCTGGAGCTACTGGTTGGAGCTTACCTGTTGTCCTGCGGAATCTACGACATCATCTACGGGAAGAACACACTATATGTATACCTTCTATTTCAGTCATTAGCCTTCTTCGTTGTTGGTTTTGGATATGTTGGCAAATATGTTCCTGCTTCCTCCTCTTAA
- the LOC104792331 gene encoding uncharacterized protein LOC104792331 isoform X1, translated as MAMSLLFPSYPLQSLGRSNRWFPVGTRSKPICLALTRAQTSDGDQEENVVIVGAGIGGLATAVSLHRLGIGSVVLEQAESLRTGGTSLTLFKNGWRVLDAISVGPQLRTQFLEIEGMVVKKEDGSELRSFKFKDEDQSQEVRAVERRVLLETLASQLPPHAIRFSSKLESIQSNANGDTLLQLGDGTRLLAKIVIGCDGTRSKVATWMGFSEPKYVGHCAFRGLGYYPNGQPFQKRVNYIYGRGLRAGYVPVSATKVYWFICFNSPSLGPKITDPAILKKQAKEMVSTWPEDLQNLIDLTPDETISRTPLVDRWLWPGIAPPASKGRVVLVGDAWHPMTPNLGQGACCALEDSVVLANKLASAMNGGSESVEAAMESYGSERWSRAFPLTVRANLVGALLQWDNPLVCSIRNNIVIPKLVKLGPMLEHTNFECEPLYDSSKI; from the exons ATGGCTATGTCCCTTCTGTTTCCGAGCTATCCTCTTCAATCCTTGGGCAGAAGCAACAGATGGTTCCCGGTTGGAACTAGATCAAAACCTATTTGTTTAGCACTGACCAGAGCCCAAACAAGCGATGGTGACCAAGAGGAGAATGTAGTGATCGTCGGCGCCGGGATTGGTGGACTTGCCACCGCCGTTTCTCTTCACCG GCTAGGAATCGGGTCGGTCGTGCTGGAGCAGGCAGAGTCGCTTCGGACGGGAGGAACATCGCTGACGCTATTCAAGAATGGTTGGCGCGTTCTTGACGCCATCTCTGTTGGGCCTCAACTCCGAACGCAGTTTCTTGAAATCGAAGG GATGGTAGTGAAGAAGGAAGATGGAAGTGAGCTTCGTTCTTTCAAATTCAAAGACGAAGATCAAAG CCAAGAAGTTCGGGCAGTGGAGCGGCGGGTACTCTTGGAGACACTTGCAAGCCAGCTTCCTCCACATGCCATTCGGTTTTCCTCAAAACTGGAAAGTATACAAAGCAATGCCAATGGTGACACCCTCCTTCAACTTGGAGATGGAACCCGGTTGCTTGCAAAG ATTGTTATTGGTTGTGATGGTACCCGGTCTAAAGTTGCAACGTGGATGGGGTTTAGTGAGCCGAAATATGTTGGTCATTGTGCTTTCCGTGGCCTCGGGTACTATCCAAATGGACAGCCATTTCAGAAAAGGGTGAATTACATATACGGTAGAGGGCTTCGAGCTGGATATGTACCTGTATCTGCAACAAAAGTATACTGGTTCATTTGTTTCAACAGCCCATCTCTAG GGCCAAAAATTACAGATCCAGCTATCctaaagaaacaagcaaaagaGATGGTTAGTACCTGGCCTGAAGATCTGCAAAACCTCATCGATCTAACACCTGATGAAACAATCAGCAGAACTCCTCTTGTAGACAGGTGGCTATGGCCTGGAATTGCTCCTCCAGCATCAAAAGGCAGAGTGGTTCTTGTTGGAGATGCTTGGCACCCAATGACTCCAAATCTTGGACAAGGTGCTTGCTGCGCCTTGGAAGATTCAGTTGTTCTAGCTAATAAACTTGCCAGTGCAATGAACGGAGGGAGTGAATCAGTTGAAGCAGCAATGGAATCATACGGGAGTGAAAGATGGTCTCGAGCATTCCCGTTGACAGTACGTGCAAACCTAGTCGGAGCACTCCTGCAATGGGACAATCCTCTAGTGTGTTCCATTAGAAACAATATCGTCATACCAAAGTTAGTGAAGCTTGGACCAATGCTTGAACACACAAACTTCGAATGTGAACCTCTCTATGATAGTTCAAAAATCTGA
- the LOC104792329 gene encoding uncharacterized protein LOC104792329, whose translation MRRSASASIVSDQLSASSPSPPPSPPPRIQTAEDSDDDQLLLPRYDPSSHPGKKKKNKSRLRSAENAIHFIPIVLILCAVILWLFSNPISINET comes from the coding sequence atgcgtCGATCGGCGAGCGCCTCCATAGTTTCCGACCAACTCTCAGCGAGTTCTCCGTCACCGCCACCTTCTCCACCGCCACGAATTCAAACCGCTGAAGATTCAGATGACGATCAGCTTCTTCTGCCTAGGTACGATCCAAGCTCTCATccagggaagaagaagaagaacaaatcgCGACTCAGATCCGCCGAGAATGCTATCCACTTCATTCCAATCGTACTCATCCTCTGCGCCGTCATACTCTGGCTGTTTTCTAATCCAATTTCGATTAATGAAACCTAA
- the LOC104792332 gene encoding probable mannan synthase 7 isoform X1, which produces MSLHRLLPHDTFSSSLGSLSQVGSSKASVALFNAVKSFPTFGDIIARIGLWWEQIRAVVVVPVFKFLVAICLIMSVMLFVEVMYMGIVVLYVKLFKRKPAKIYKWEAMEDDVECGSATYPMVLVQMPMYNEKEVCEQSIAAACKISWPSNRMIIQVLDDSTDPASKELVKKECERWSKEGVNITFEIRDNRNGYKAGALREGMKHSYVKQCDYVAIFDADFQPDPDFLLRTVPFLIHNAKLALVQGRWEFVNADQCMMTRLQEMSLSYHFTVEQQVGSSTFAFFGFNGTAGVWRISALIESGGWNDQTTVEDMDLAVRATLRGWKLLYIDDLKVKSELPCSFNALRSQQHRWTCGPANLFRKMAGKILRSENVSLWKKLYMLYSFFFIRKIVAHVLTFCFYCVILPATVLFPEVTVPKWAAFYLPSLITLFIAIGRLRCPLLLFLYNLSSFLSLVTLLILYYVNRSIHLLAFWVLFENSMSLVRTKALVMGLLETGRVQEWVVTEKSGDALKTKLIPQVPNVRFRERVHLLELLVGAYLLSCGIYDIIYGKNTLYVYLLFQSLAFFVVGFGYVGKYVPASSS; this is translated from the exons ATGTCTCTTCACCGTCTCCTTCCTCACGACACGTTCTCCTCCTCTCTTGGCTCACTG TCTCAAGTTGGAAGTTCTAAAGCATCCGTGGCATTATTCAATGCCGTCAAATCTTTTCCTACATTTGGAGATATCATTGCTCGAATTGGACTATGGTGGGAGCAAATCAGggctgttgttgttgtacctGTCTTCAAGTTCCTGGTGGCTATATGCTTGATCATGTCTGTTATGCTCTTCGTTGAGGTTATGTACATGGGAATCGTCGTTCTGTATGTCAAGTTGTTCAAGAGAAAACCTGCGAAGATTTACAAATGGGAAGCTATGGAGGATGATGTTGAGTGTGGCAGTGCTACCTACCCTATGGTTCTTGTGCAAATGCCTATGTACAATGAAAAAGAG GTTTGTGAGCAATCAATTGCAGCTGCTTGCAAAATCTCGTGGCCATCGAATCGTATGATAATTCAAGTGCTTGATGATTCTACAGATCCAGCCAGTAAG GAATTGGTGAAAAAGGAGTGTGAGAGATGGTCTAAAGAAGGCGTCAACATAACGTTTGAGATTAGGGACAACAGGAACGGATACAAAGCTGGTGCTCTGAGAGAAGGAATGAAGCATAGCTATGTGAAGCAGTGCGACTATGTTGCTATCTTTGATGCTGATTTCCAGCCTGATCCTGACTTCCTCCTCCGCACTGTTCCTTTCTTAATTCACAATGCCAAGTTAGCACTTGTACAAGGCCGGTGGGAGTTTG TGAACGCGGATCAGTGCATGATGACGAGATTGCAGGAGATGTCTTTAAGTTACCACTTTACAGTAGAGCAGCAAGTTGGATCTTCAACATTTGCTTTCTTTGGGTTCAACG GAACAGCAGGTGTCTGGAGAATCTCAGCGCTGATTGAGTCAGGGGGGTGGAATGACCAGACAACAGTAGAAGACATGGACTTAGCTGTACGAGCTACACTAAGAGGCTGGAAGTTGCTATATATCGATGATCTCAAG GTAAAAAGTGAGTTGCCTTGCTCCTTCAACGCCTTGCGTAGCCAGCAGCATCGATGGACTTGTGGCCCTGCGAATCTATTCAGGAAAATGGCTGGAAAAATACTAAGAAGCGAAAATGTTTCTCTGTGGAAGAAGTTGTATATGTTgtacagcttcttcttcatccggaAGATCGTGGCTCACGTCCTCACATTCTGCTTCTACTGTGTTATCTTGCCAGCAACTGTTTTGTTCCCAGAAGTCACAGTTCCGAAATGGGCTGCGTTTTATCTTCCTTCTCTGATCACTCTCTTTATCGCAATCGGTAGACTAAGGTGTcctcttttactctttctaTATAACTTATCGTCTTTCCTCTCTCTTGTCACATTATTAATCCTTTATTATGTTAACAGATCAATCCACCTATTGGCATTCTGGGTTCTGTTCGAGAATTCAATGTCCCTGGTTCGAACAAAGGCTCTGGTCATGGGGCTGTTAGAAACAGGAAGAGTACAAGAATGGGTTGTGACGGAGAAATCAGGTGATGCCCTCAAGACGAAGCTGATTCCACAAGTACCTAACGTCAGATTCAGAGAGAG GGTGCACTTGCTGGAGCTACTGGTTGGAGCTTACCTGTTGTCCTGCGGAATCTACGACATCATCTACGGGAAGAACACACTATATGTATACCTTCTATTTCAGTCATTAGCCTTCTTCGTTGTTGGTTTTGGATATGTTGGCAAATATGTTCCTGCTTCCTCCTCTTAA
- the LOC104792332 gene encoding probable mannan synthase 7 isoform X2 — protein MSLHRLLPHDTFSSSLGSLSQVGSSKASVALFNAVKSFPTFGDIIARIGLWWEQIRAVVVVPVFKFLVAICLIMSVMLFVEVMYMGIVVLYVKLFKRKPAKIYKWEAMEDDVECGSATYPMVLVQMPMYNEKEVCEQSIAAACKISWPSNRMIIQVLDDSTDPASKELVKKECERWSKEGVNITFEIRDNRNGYKAGALREGMKHSYVKQCDYVAIFDADFQPDPDFLLRTVPFLIHNAKLALVQGRWEFVNADQCMMTRLQEMSLSYHFTVEQQVGSSTFAFFGFNGTAGVWRISALIESGGWNDQTTVEDMDLAVRATLRGWKLLYIDDLKVKSELPCSFNALRSQQHRWTCGPANLFRKMAGKILRSENVSLWKKLYMLYSFFFIRKIVAHVLTFCFYCVILPATVLFPEVTVPKWAAFYLPSLITLFIAIGRLRSIHLLAFWVLFENSMSLVRTKALVMGLLETGRVQEWVVTEKSGDALKTKLIPQVPNVRFRERVHLLELLVGAYLLSCGIYDIIYGKNTLYVYLLFQSLAFFVVGFGYVGKYVPASSS, from the exons ATGTCTCTTCACCGTCTCCTTCCTCACGACACGTTCTCCTCCTCTCTTGGCTCACTG TCTCAAGTTGGAAGTTCTAAAGCATCCGTGGCATTATTCAATGCCGTCAAATCTTTTCCTACATTTGGAGATATCATTGCTCGAATTGGACTATGGTGGGAGCAAATCAGggctgttgttgttgtacctGTCTTCAAGTTCCTGGTGGCTATATGCTTGATCATGTCTGTTATGCTCTTCGTTGAGGTTATGTACATGGGAATCGTCGTTCTGTATGTCAAGTTGTTCAAGAGAAAACCTGCGAAGATTTACAAATGGGAAGCTATGGAGGATGATGTTGAGTGTGGCAGTGCTACCTACCCTATGGTTCTTGTGCAAATGCCTATGTACAATGAAAAAGAG GTTTGTGAGCAATCAATTGCAGCTGCTTGCAAAATCTCGTGGCCATCGAATCGTATGATAATTCAAGTGCTTGATGATTCTACAGATCCAGCCAGTAAG GAATTGGTGAAAAAGGAGTGTGAGAGATGGTCTAAAGAAGGCGTCAACATAACGTTTGAGATTAGGGACAACAGGAACGGATACAAAGCTGGTGCTCTGAGAGAAGGAATGAAGCATAGCTATGTGAAGCAGTGCGACTATGTTGCTATCTTTGATGCTGATTTCCAGCCTGATCCTGACTTCCTCCTCCGCACTGTTCCTTTCTTAATTCACAATGCCAAGTTAGCACTTGTACAAGGCCGGTGGGAGTTTG TGAACGCGGATCAGTGCATGATGACGAGATTGCAGGAGATGTCTTTAAGTTACCACTTTACAGTAGAGCAGCAAGTTGGATCTTCAACATTTGCTTTCTTTGGGTTCAACG GAACAGCAGGTGTCTGGAGAATCTCAGCGCTGATTGAGTCAGGGGGGTGGAATGACCAGACAACAGTAGAAGACATGGACTTAGCTGTACGAGCTACACTAAGAGGCTGGAAGTTGCTATATATCGATGATCTCAAG GTAAAAAGTGAGTTGCCTTGCTCCTTCAACGCCTTGCGTAGCCAGCAGCATCGATGGACTTGTGGCCCTGCGAATCTATTCAGGAAAATGGCTGGAAAAATACTAAGAAGCGAAAATGTTTCTCTGTGGAAGAAGTTGTATATGTTgtacagcttcttcttcatccggaAGATCGTGGCTCACGTCCTCACATTCTGCTTCTACTGTGTTATCTTGCCAGCAACTGTTTTGTTCCCAGAAGTCACAGTTCCGAAATGGGCTGCGTTTTATCTTCCTTCTCTGATCACTCTCTTTATCGCAATCGGTAGACTAAG ATCAATCCACCTATTGGCATTCTGGGTTCTGTTCGAGAATTCAATGTCCCTGGTTCGAACAAAGGCTCTGGTCATGGGGCTGTTAGAAACAGGAAGAGTACAAGAATGGGTTGTGACGGAGAAATCAGGTGATGCCCTCAAGACGAAGCTGATTCCACAAGTACCTAACGTCAGATTCAGAGAGAG GGTGCACTTGCTGGAGCTACTGGTTGGAGCTTACCTGTTGTCCTGCGGAATCTACGACATCATCTACGGGAAGAACACACTATATGTATACCTTCTATTTCAGTCATTAGCCTTCTTCGTTGTTGGTTTTGGATATGTTGGCAAATATGTTCCTGCTTCCTCCTCTTAA
- the LOC104792331 gene encoding uncharacterized protein LOC104792331 isoform X2, producing MVVKKEDGSELRSFKFKDEDQSQEVRAVERRVLLETLASQLPPHAIRFSSKLESIQSNANGDTLLQLGDGTRLLAKIVIGCDGTRSKVATWMGFSEPKYVGHCAFRGLGYYPNGQPFQKRVNYIYGRGLRAGYVPVSATKVYWFICFNSPSLGPKITDPAILKKQAKEMVSTWPEDLQNLIDLTPDETISRTPLVDRWLWPGIAPPASKGRVVLVGDAWHPMTPNLGQGACCALEDSVVLANKLASAMNGGSESVEAAMESYGSERWSRAFPLTVRANLVGALLQWDNPLVCSIRNNIVIPKLVKLGPMLEHTNFECEPLYDSSKI from the exons ATGGTAGTGAAGAAGGAAGATGGAAGTGAGCTTCGTTCTTTCAAATTCAAAGACGAAGATCAAAG CCAAGAAGTTCGGGCAGTGGAGCGGCGGGTACTCTTGGAGACACTTGCAAGCCAGCTTCCTCCACATGCCATTCGGTTTTCCTCAAAACTGGAAAGTATACAAAGCAATGCCAATGGTGACACCCTCCTTCAACTTGGAGATGGAACCCGGTTGCTTGCAAAG ATTGTTATTGGTTGTGATGGTACCCGGTCTAAAGTTGCAACGTGGATGGGGTTTAGTGAGCCGAAATATGTTGGTCATTGTGCTTTCCGTGGCCTCGGGTACTATCCAAATGGACAGCCATTTCAGAAAAGGGTGAATTACATATACGGTAGAGGGCTTCGAGCTGGATATGTACCTGTATCTGCAACAAAAGTATACTGGTTCATTTGTTTCAACAGCCCATCTCTAG GGCCAAAAATTACAGATCCAGCTATCctaaagaaacaagcaaaagaGATGGTTAGTACCTGGCCTGAAGATCTGCAAAACCTCATCGATCTAACACCTGATGAAACAATCAGCAGAACTCCTCTTGTAGACAGGTGGCTATGGCCTGGAATTGCTCCTCCAGCATCAAAAGGCAGAGTGGTTCTTGTTGGAGATGCTTGGCACCCAATGACTCCAAATCTTGGACAAGGTGCTTGCTGCGCCTTGGAAGATTCAGTTGTTCTAGCTAATAAACTTGCCAGTGCAATGAACGGAGGGAGTGAATCAGTTGAAGCAGCAATGGAATCATACGGGAGTGAAAGATGGTCTCGAGCATTCCCGTTGACAGTACGTGCAAACCTAGTCGGAGCACTCCTGCAATGGGACAATCCTCTAGTGTGTTCCATTAGAAACAATATCGTCATACCAAAGTTAGTGAAGCTTGGACCAATGCTTGAACACACAAACTTCGAATGTGAACCTCTCTATGATAGTTCAAAAATCTGA
- the LOC104792332 gene encoding probable mannan synthase 7 isoform X3 — MILQIQPELVKKECERWSKEGVNITFEIRDNRNGYKAGALREGMKHSYVKQCDYVAIFDADFQPDPDFLLRTVPFLIHNAKLALVQGRWEFVNADQCMMTRLQEMSLSYHFTVEQQVGSSTFAFFGFNGTAGVWRISALIESGGWNDQTTVEDMDLAVRATLRGWKLLYIDDLKVKSELPCSFNALRSQQHRWTCGPANLFRKMAGKILRSENVSLWKKLYMLYSFFFIRKIVAHVLTFCFYCVILPATVLFPEVTVPKWAAFYLPSLITLFIAIGRLRSIHLLAFWVLFENSMSLVRTKALVMGLLETGRVQEWVVTEKSGDALKTKLIPQVPNVRFRERVHLLELLVGAYLLSCGIYDIIYGKNTLYVYLLFQSLAFFVVGFGYVGKYVPASSS; from the exons ATGATTCTACAGATCCAGCCA GAATTGGTGAAAAAGGAGTGTGAGAGATGGTCTAAAGAAGGCGTCAACATAACGTTTGAGATTAGGGACAACAGGAACGGATACAAAGCTGGTGCTCTGAGAGAAGGAATGAAGCATAGCTATGTGAAGCAGTGCGACTATGTTGCTATCTTTGATGCTGATTTCCAGCCTGATCCTGACTTCCTCCTCCGCACTGTTCCTTTCTTAATTCACAATGCCAAGTTAGCACTTGTACAAGGCCGGTGGGAGTTTG TGAACGCGGATCAGTGCATGATGACGAGATTGCAGGAGATGTCTTTAAGTTACCACTTTACAGTAGAGCAGCAAGTTGGATCTTCAACATTTGCTTTCTTTGGGTTCAACG GAACAGCAGGTGTCTGGAGAATCTCAGCGCTGATTGAGTCAGGGGGGTGGAATGACCAGACAACAGTAGAAGACATGGACTTAGCTGTACGAGCTACACTAAGAGGCTGGAAGTTGCTATATATCGATGATCTCAAG GTAAAAAGTGAGTTGCCTTGCTCCTTCAACGCCTTGCGTAGCCAGCAGCATCGATGGACTTGTGGCCCTGCGAATCTATTCAGGAAAATGGCTGGAAAAATACTAAGAAGCGAAAATGTTTCTCTGTGGAAGAAGTTGTATATGTTgtacagcttcttcttcatccggaAGATCGTGGCTCACGTCCTCACATTCTGCTTCTACTGTGTTATCTTGCCAGCAACTGTTTTGTTCCCAGAAGTCACAGTTCCGAAATGGGCTGCGTTTTATCTTCCTTCTCTGATCACTCTCTTTATCGCAATCGGTAGACTAAG ATCAATCCACCTATTGGCATTCTGGGTTCTGTTCGAGAATTCAATGTCCCTGGTTCGAACAAAGGCTCTGGTCATGGGGCTGTTAGAAACAGGAAGAGTACAAGAATGGGTTGTGACGGAGAAATCAGGTGATGCCCTCAAGACGAAGCTGATTCCACAAGTACCTAACGTCAGATTCAGAGAGAG GGTGCACTTGCTGGAGCTACTGGTTGGAGCTTACCTGTTGTCCTGCGGAATCTACGACATCATCTACGGGAAGAACACACTATATGTATACCTTCTATTTCAGTCATTAGCCTTCTTCGTTGTTGGTTTTGGATATGTTGGCAAATATGTTCCTGCTTCCTCCTCTTAA